Below is a window of Sebastes umbrosus isolate fSebUmb1 chromosome 13, fSebUmb1.pri, whole genome shotgun sequence DNA.
ATAATTGAGTTAGTTATGAATGATGTTGAAATTTGTCACACTAGATGTCTCCTCCCAACAACATTCCTtgatttttttgaacattgactGTAAAGTTTTAATTGTCTGACCTGTGCTTTTCgtactgtgacaagtcaaacTGCCTGCTCAGAAAAAGGATTATTGGTATGGCAGATAAGGAAAACGTGAACAGCTACTGTATATTAGAAGAAGAATTGTCTTTGAGCTAGTACTGAACAGTTTTGCATCTTGGAACATTAGACTTGTATTCTGTTTTTGCACAAAAAGCTCAAATGTGAGACTGTGGTCAATTGTCCACACTTAACCATGTGGTAACTACAGATGTGGCAGATCAGGAAGCATTCAAAATCATAACTTTTTGTGGGGAATCCTTGTTTGGGATGTTTTGTCAGTTAGATATGAGGACTTGTTGGGTTCATAATacttttctctttccctccaggCAGCTCCACACTCCCAcaaacatcctcctcctctctctggctgtctcAGACTTTCTCGTGGGCCTCCTGCTGATGCCGGGAGAACTCATTCGAAAATCATCCTGCTGGTTTTTTGGTGACCTCATGTGTTCTCTGTATAAGTATTTGTCCTACATCATTACCTCTGCATCAGTAGGTGTCATGGTGCTCATATCAGTTGACCGTTATGTTGCTATTTGTGACCCTCTGCATTACACCTCCAGAATTACTGTGAATAGAGTGAAActatttgtttgtctgtgttggcTCTGTTCCATTTGCTGCAgcagtgtctttaaaaaggaTGACCTGACTCAACCAGGCAGGTTTAATTCCTGCTACGGAGAGTGTTTAAGTGCCATAGGCTATATTGCAGGATTTGTTGACCTTGTGTTGAACTTCCTTGTTCCAGTTACTATCATCATAGTTCTGTATGTGAAAGTATTTGCTGTGGCTGTGTCTCAGGCTCGTGCCATGCGCTCTCAAATTACAGCTGTCACACTCCAGCTTTCAGTgactcaaaaaacaaacaaatctgaGCTGAAAGCAGCCAGGGCTCTTGGTGTTCTTGTAATTGTGTTTCTAATGTGTTTCTGTCCATTATACTGTGGCATTCTTATAGATGAAAACTTTACCAAATCTTCATATCAGCTCTATTTGCTCTTTCTGTTGTATTTTAACTCATGCCTAAACCCTGTGATCTATGCCTTGTTTTACTCCTGGTTTAGAAAAGTAGTTAAACTGATTCTCACTCTTCAGATACTGCAGCCTGGCTCCCGTGAGGCCAACGTACTGTAGAGAGGCTGTGGATCAACTGAGATCAGACTTGCTCTATAGAAGAAGAAATTAACATATTTACGTTGCTCAGTGAGTGAAATATCAAATACAGAAAGTGAAAAATGTACTTTCCTGTCTTTAAGTCGAAATTGAGCTTATTGAGTTTGCAACCGTGGCAGGGTCTAACAGTGACGGCATTAACTGTCATGCAAGTGCTGGGGTTTAAGGCAGCTGCCCATCCAGTGGTACTGCTGGGGTTCCTACATATGCAGAGAGGGTTTGCCATCCTTAGCTTGAATGCAAGGAAGCAGAATTTGTGCTTTGTTTTGCGGGGGTGGCACGTGTTGGTGAGGACGGACAACCACACCGTGGTGGACTACATCAATAGGCAGGGCGGAGTTCATTCCACTGCCCTGTTTAAGATGGAGGAGAGCCTGGGCCATCCTCTCAAGGCCTGGCTCCTGCAAGGGGACAGGCTAAGGATGTCTGGACTGTCTGTATAGGTTGAGCAGAACATCCAGACAGCGAGAGCGGGATCCACCATTGCCCGTTATAAGGCACAATGGTCTGGGTTCTAATGCTTGTTCGACGAAAGGAAGCTAGATACCTTGTCCTGTGCAGTTGGTTCTATTCTCTCCTTTTTGTAGTGTTTGGTGGATGGAGGGCTGTGTCATGCCACAATTAAAGTGTATGCAGCATGCATTTCATCCTGTCACAAGGGTTTTAGAGAAGAGAGACCTTGTTTTCACCTTTATCGTTCCAGTTACTGTCATCATAGTTTTGTATATGAAAGTATGTGCTGTGGCTGTGTCTCAGGCAAGTGCCATGCGCTCTCACATTACAGGTTCAGTCTTGCAAGTGAATTCTTGACCAATTCTTCAAATGCATTCTTTGAGCTCATTCTGTTCTATTTTAACTCATGTCTAAACCCTGTGATCTATGCCTTGTTTTACTCCTGGTTTAGAAAAGCAGTTAAACTCATTGTCACCCTTCAGATACTGCAGCCTGGCTCCCGTGAGGCCAACATACTGTAGAGAGGCTGTTGAGTAACTGAGAACATAGTTGCTCTAAGGAATAcgaaattaatatatttatattgttcaGTGAGTGAATTATCAAATACAGAAAGTGGAAAATATGCTTTCCTTTCTTTAAG
It encodes the following:
- the LOC119499830 gene encoding trace amine-associated receptor 13c-like; its protein translation is MEVVDGAELCFPQLLNTSCNKPTSPWPEAVILQTLLSTISLLTVALNLLVIISVSHFRQLHTPTNILLLSLAVSDFLVGLLLMPGELIRKSSCWFFGDLMCSLYKYLSYIITSASVGVMVLISVDRYVAICDPLHYTSRITVNRVKLFVCLCWLCSICCSSVFKKDDLTQPGRFNSCYGECLSAIGYIAGFVDLVLNFLVPVTIIIVLYVKVFAVAVSQARAMRSQITAVTLQLSVTQKTNKSELKAARALGVLVIVFLMCFCPLYCGILIDENFTKSSYQLYLLFLLYFNSCLNPVIYALFYSWFRKVVKLILTLQILQPGSREANVL